The genomic stretch GTTCGGTAGAAGGGGAACTTATGCCTGGAAAGGTTGTGATAACGCCGGGTTCCGTTGAAAAGGGCTTTTTGATTCCCGAGGCAAAGTTTGCCTTAATATCTGACCTGGATGTTTACGGACAACCCAAGATAAGAGCGCGAAGACCTAAATTTAGGCGTGAAGGTAAAAGAATTCATTCCATTGAAGAACTTTCAGCAGGAGATTACATTGTGCATATTTCTCACGGTATAGGCCGATATCTGGGAATCGAAACCCTGGAGGTAGACGGGCAAAAAAGGGATTATTTTGCTCTTCAGTATGCAGGTGGGGACAAACTCTATGTACCTACCGAACAGGTGGAAATGCTGCACAAATATGTAAGTCCTGAAGATAAACCCCCGAAGTTGAACAAGTTGGGGAGCGGTGAATGGGCGAAGGCAAAGGCTAAGGTAAAAGAGTCGGTAAAGCAAATGGCAAAGGACCTGCTTGAGCTTTACGCTGCCCGGCAGGCCATGAAAGGTTTTGCGTTTTCGCCGGATACGGTATGGCAAAAGGAATTTGAGGATATGTTCCCTTATGAAGAGACGCCCGACCAACTCACGGCCATAGAAGAAGTAAAAAAGGATATGGAAAGCAGTAAATGCATGGACAGGCTCCTTTGCGGGGACGTGGGGTACGGGAAGACCGAAGTTGCCATGAGGGCTGCTTTTAAAGCGGTGATGGACTCGAAGCAGGTGGCGGTATTGGTTCCCACTACAATTCTGGCTGAACAACATTACCGTACTTTTTCGGAAAGATTTGCGCCTTTCCCGGTAAAAATAGAGGTGATAAGCCGGTTTAAATCAAAAGCACAGCAGAAGGCTATTTTGAAAGACCTGAGGAAGGGAGCTATAGACATAATTATCGGTACCCATCGATTGCTGCAAAAGGATGTGAAATTTAAAGACCTTGGGCTTCTCATTGTGGACGAGGAGCAGAGGTTTGGCGTTGCCCATAAGGAAAAATTAAAACAGCTTAAAAAGAACGTAGACGTGCTTACATTAACGGCCACGCCTATACCTAGGACTTTACACATGGCGATGACTGGGATAAGGGATATGAGTATTATTGAGACGCCACCGGAGAATCGCTATCCTGTTCAAACTTACGTTGTGGAATATAGCGACGCTCTTGTAAGGGACGCCATTATAAGGGAGATTTCTCGAGGCGGACAAGTCTATTACGTCTATAATGTAGTGAATACCATTTATGAAGAAGCAAAAAGGCTTTCTCAAATAGTTCCTGAAGCGAGAATTGCCGTAGCCCATGGGAAAATGAAGGAAAGAGAGCTAGAAGAGGTCATGTTGGAGTTTTATGAACACAAATATGATGTCCTGGTATGCACTACCATAATTGAGACGGGACTAGACATACCAAGTGTTAACACCCTTATAGTGATTTCGGCAGACAGGTTTGGCCTTTCTCAGCTTTATCAGTTGAGGGGACGGGTCGGAAGGTCCAGCACCCAGGCCTTCGCATACTTCACTTATAGAAAGGATAAAGCGCTGAGTGAAACGGCTGAAAAGCGATTGGCCGCCATAAGAGATTTTACGGAGTTCGGCGCGGGTTTTAAAATCGCCCTGAGGGACCTGGAGATACGCGGTGCAGGCAACATCCTCGGCGCTGAACAGCACGGTCACATGATGGCAGTGGGGTACGACCTTTACTGCAAGCTCCTTGCGGAGGCGGTCCGGGAACTCAAAGGTGAACCGGAAAAAGAAGAAATTCAGCCCGTTATTGACCTGAAGCTCAGCGCCTATATCCCGGACGATTATATTAGCAACGCCGCCCAAAAGATAGACGTATACCGGCGGGTTGCAGCGGTGGAGAGCCTGGCAGAGGCCGATGACTTAGAGGAGGAAATAGAAGACCGGTTCGGCGATTTGCCCGAGCCTGCCCGGAATTTACTGGCGGTGGCCCGCCTCAGGGTGCTGGCGAAGAGATTGAAGCTTTCGAGCATAATCCAGCTGACCGATATCGTCGTTTTCAAGTTTCAGTCGGGCGGTGTTTTTTCACACGAGCAGTTTTCAGCTTTAAAAGAAGCTTTCAAAAGTAAGGTTACGTTTCAGGGCACGACCGTTCCTTCTTTTATCTTCAAGGTTAGAAACCTGGAAGGTCACAAGTTGTTATTTAAAATCGAGGGTGTGTTAAAGGAGATGGTGGAATTTCTACAACTTCCCTCTAATGAATAAAATAGGTTGCGGGGTTGTATACTATCTTTGAGAAAAATCTTTCTTTCGAAATTAAGGAGGGAAAACATTGAAGGCAACAGGAATTGTGCGGCGTATTGATGAGTTGGGGCGAGTCGTGATTCCGAAAGAAATCAGGCGAACCCTGAGAATCCGAGAAGGGGACCCTCTTGAGATATTTACCGACCGCGAAGGAGAAGTTATTTTAAAGAAATATTCGCCTATCGGAGAACTTGCGGACTTTGCAAAAGAATACGTGGAAGCCCTCCATGACTCCTTGGGTCATATCGCATGCATATCCGACAGGGACTCGATAATCGCGGTGGCTGGGACTCCGAAAAAAGAGCTTCTTGATAAATCTATAAGTTCAGACATCGAGGCTATTTTAGAAGAGCGCAAGACGGTTCTCATAAAAAAGACGAGCGAGAAGGAATACGTGAAGATAACGGCTGATGAAGAAGAGGGGAAAATAAAGTACACTGGTCAGGTGATAGTTCCTATAATAGCCGATGGCGACCCAATAGGGGCTGTAATTCTTCTTTCAAAAGACCCTAATGTTTCTATGGGAGAATTGGAGCTAAAGGTGGCAGAAACCGCGGCCGGTTTCTTTTCGAGGCAGATGAATATTTCCTGATAAAAACTAGCAGCAAAAAAGCTGCTAGTTTTTTTTATAATTCATGGCCTGTTCGAAAGAAAGTTTTGCTATCGGAGGCAGCACGCCGAATGCATCGGCGGTGAGGAAAATTATCGTGCGGGGATGCCCTCCCGTTCCGGGGATGACCGCGCCTGGTATGAAATCGACGGGATAGGCCGCGCGGGTATTTTCGGTGATGGCTTTGAGTTCCTGTTTTGAACCTCTTATGAAAAGCTGCCGGGCAAATAGATTCTGGTAGGCATATTCATTTATCACTCGCAAAGGGATTCGAAAGTTGCTATCAGCTCCTACGAAGCCGTCGAAAACATAAAGTTCCCGGTTCTGCAGGTAAGAAGTTATGCGGCGAAAGAGAGCCTCGAATTTCGACCGGGGAAAACGTTTATTGTTGTTCCACCAAATTTCACCTGCGCTTTTCGGGTTTTCTACTATGAACTTGTCCTCGGGAGAACGGCCTGTGTATTTTCCGGTATTGACTATTAAAGCGCCGGTATTGCCGAGGACGCCTTCACCTCTTTTCAAAGCGTGTTCTATTAACAATGGTACGGGCAAATTGAAATGGACTTTGCGGGGGTTTGTTAACCCCAGAGATTTTAAATGTTTCATTATTGAAGGCCCCCTATGTAAATAATATATCTTAATCCTTTTTTATGATGCACAATAATATTGTATACAATATTATAGTATAATATAAAATTGTATTCTGCAAGAAAATTTCTTCGACGGGTTGCAAATATTGAAAGAAGAAAGCAAATAGAATATAATTAAGGGTCGTAGAAACTTGCAGAAAAAAGAAAGGCTGGGGTCGTTTTTGACGGAAAGGCAAAATTCTTTTTTAAAAGGTGCCATGGTGCTTACGGCGGCCGGATTTCTTGTAAAGATACTGGGAGCGGTATACAGGATTCCCCTTGCCATGATGATAAAAGAAGAGGGTATGGGCCTTTATCAAATGGCTTATCCCATTTACGTGACGTTGCTTTCCATTTCCACAGCAGGTCTTCCCACCGCTATATCGAAGATGGTGGCAGGAGAAGTGGCGGTTAAAAGATACCGCAATGCTTACAGGATTTTTAAAGTGTCTTTGATGGTTCTTACGATAGTCGGTGCATTGCTTGCTTTATTTTTAATGATAAACGCACGGTTTTTGGCAGAAAAGGTCCTTGGAAATCCAAAGGCCTTTTACCCTTTGCTCAGTATTTCGCCTGCTATTTTTTTCGTGTCGGTGATGTCGTGCTTTCGCGGTTTTTTTCAAGGGTTGCAGGACATGACCCCTTCTGCCTTGTCTCAGGTGGTTGAACAGATAGGGCGGGTTGTATCAGTATTTTTGCTGGCGACCGTTCTCCTTCCCCGCGGCGTAGAATATGCGGCTGCAGGGGCGGCTTTTGGGCCAGTGGTGGGCTCGGTGGCGGGATTACTGGTGCTGGTGGCCGTCTACAGCAGGAAGAAGGCCAGCATCTTTGGTTCTTTTGAAGAAGCCTCGAATTCCCGGATTGAAAATCCTTTTAAAATAGCGTGGCAGCTTTTTTATTATGCGGTGCCAATAACTTTAGGAGGACTTATTGTGCCAGTTATGAACCTGGCCGATGCGGCGATAGTGACAAGAAGGCTTCAAGATGCGGGTTTTTCAATGTTAAGGGCTACACAGCTTTATGGCCAGCTCACAGGGATGGCTGCACCTATCATAAATCTCCCGGCAGTGGTGACCATGAGCATCGCCGCAAGTCTCGTGCCGGCGATATCTGAAGCAATGGCTCTGAAAAGTGGGCAACTGGTGGCTCAAAGAGCCAAGACCGGCATTAGGGTGACGCTGATGTTTGCACTTCCGGCTGCGGTGGGATTATACGTGCTGGCCGAGCCGGTGTGTGCCCTCCTTTACAAAAACCCGGAGGCCGGTATTCCTCTTTCAATTTTATCGTGGGGTATAATATTTTTGGCTCTCCAGCAGACCACGACCGGCATTCTCCAGGGAATAGGAAAAACTACGGTGCCTGTAAAAAATTTGGCCTTGGGAGCGGTTTTTAAAGTGGGCATAAATTATACTTTAACCGCACTGCCTTTTATAAATATAAAAGGAGCGGCCATGGGTACCGTGGCCGGTTACTTTATAGCATCGCTTTTTAATTTTATTTCTGCGATGAAATATACTGGCATGAATTTGCAGCTTAGGGACATGGTAATAAAACCAGCGGCTGCTGCTGCTTTTATGGGACTTTTGGTGCGCAATTTTTATAATCTTATAGCCACTTACGGATACGGCAGTGGTATTGCAACGCTGGGCTCAGTAGGTGCGGGCGTTTTCGTGTATGCGGCTGTACTTCTGGCATTAGGTGGAGTGGGAGAAGAAGAGCTAAGCCTGCTACCTGGAGGAGCGCGGTTAATCGGCTGGTTGAAAGGTATTAATTTTAAAAGGAGGTGATTAGTACGTCCAGCTATTCCATTCGGGATCTTGTTGATATAATGGCCAAGTTGAGGGGGGAAAACGGCTGCCCTTGGGACAAGGCCCAAACTCCGGAGACGCTAAAGCAGTTTTTACTGGAAGAGACCTTTGAGGTTATAGATGCCATAGATAAAAGCGACCCCAAAGAGCTGTCGGAAGAGCTCGGCGACCTTCTTTTGCAGATAGTTTTTTTATCGAGGATTGGCGAAGAAAGGGGAGAATTTAAATTCAATGATGTGGTTCAAATTATCTGCGAAAAGATGATTCGCCGCCATCCCCATATTTTTGGCGAAAAAAGGCTTGAAAGTGCCGAGGAAGTGCTTAAACATTGGGAGGAGATAAAGAAAGAAGAAAAAGAAGTTGGATCTTATGCCGAAACGATGGACAAGATCCCCGAGTCCTTTCCGGCTTTGATGAGAGCTTACAAAGTTCAAGAGAAAGCTGCGAGGGTGGGCTTTGATTGGGAGAACGTGGATGGAGCTCTGGGAAAGGTGTACGAAGAGCTCAATGAGTTAAAGGAAGTATATAAAGGCATTGATAGAGGCAAAATAATGGAAGAGATAGGGGATCTTTTATTTGCAATGGTAAATGTGGCGAGGTTTCTCGGCGTAAACCCGGAATTGGCCTTAAGGGGAGCTACCAATAAGTTTATCCGCCGGTTTAAATATGTCGAAGAAGAAGCGTCAAAAATGGGCAAAAAATTACAGGAAATGACATTAAAAGACATGGACAGACTCTGGGACAAAGGGAAAATTCAAGAAAAAAAGTTATAAATTGCCTTGAGACAAGAAGGATTTTGGCTTTTCGCGGAGAATAGACTAATTATGATAAAAGGTTTTAAACTTAAGAATTATTAAGGAGGGAAGCTGAGTGAACAAAGCGGAATTAATCTCGGTGATGGCGGAAAAGAGCGGATTGACCAAAAAAGATTCAGAAAAAGCTCTGAATGCATTTATTGAAGCCGTTTCCGAGGCCCTTGCAAAGAAAGATAAAGTACAGCTTGTTGGATTTGGTACCTTTGAGGTTAGGGAAAGGAGTTCGAGGAAAGGCCGCAATCCTCAGACGGGAGAGGAAATTGACATTCCTGCGGCTGCTATTCCTGCTTTTAAAGCTGGCAAGGCCCTGAAAGATATGATAAACAAATGAAAAGACTGCAATAATATTTCGATTTTATGGATAAATGATAGGCTCGAAGGGGCCTATTTTTTTATTCCCCGATAATTAATTTTTCATATTAGAAAAATACTAATATCGTAGCTTGTCAATAAAAAAATCGGACCTAGGGAGGCTTGGATATGAGGACAAAACTGCAG from Caldanaerovirga acetigignens encodes the following:
- the mfd gene encoding transcription-repair coupling factor, which encodes MDVRIISREMSELKRFIEDLKGGLSGLLAYGLSDSQRAFLIAAVKKETPRSVLVVTPDSLDARKLTDDLTYFLGPENVAIFTASSVIPYETAAKSPEFTAHRLKVIEKLLADKNPVVVAPLQALTNKMMPPDIVKKFTIRISVGQKIKLDDMTSKLSLMGYERVDIVEGPGQYAVRGGIVDVYPITVENPYRVEFFDDEVDSIREFSVEDQRSIEKLQEVFISQAREVVFDRETARNAAISIARELEERKKVFEQVSSLVEGKKLEEKINEHIEKLQSGMFFESAQLYISHLYPNLSSIIDYFSHPPIVIMVEPGKIVESAKTSTFEIEETYKGLLEKGEILPSVSAMYYSPFEILENLTRAQTVYVSTLPRIPREFDVKGLYSFQFRAVASFHGKADLLVEEISDLKKKGYRTIVLSGTGERGIHLKKALEEKGLEAVFIGSVEGELMPGKVVITPGSVEKGFLIPEAKFALISDLDVYGQPKIRARRPKFRREGKRIHSIEELSAGDYIVHISHGIGRYLGIETLEVDGQKRDYFALQYAGGDKLYVPTEQVEMLHKYVSPEDKPPKLNKLGSGEWAKAKAKVKESVKQMAKDLLELYAARQAMKGFAFSPDTVWQKEFEDMFPYEETPDQLTAIEEVKKDMESSKCMDRLLCGDVGYGKTEVAMRAAFKAVMDSKQVAVLVPTTILAEQHYRTFSERFAPFPVKIEVISRFKSKAQQKAILKDLRKGAIDIIIGTHRLLQKDVKFKDLGLLIVDEEQRFGVAHKEKLKQLKKNVDVLTLTATPIPRTLHMAMTGIRDMSIIETPPENRYPVQTYVVEYSDALVRDAIIREISRGGQVYYVYNVVNTIYEEAKRLSQIVPEARIAVAHGKMKERELEEVMLEFYEHKYDVLVCTTIIETGLDIPSVNTLIVISADRFGLSQLYQLRGRVGRSSTQAFAYFTYRKDKALSETAEKRLAAIRDFTEFGAGFKIALRDLEIRGAGNILGAEQHGHMMAVGYDLYCKLLAEAVRELKGEPEKEEIQPVIDLKLSAYIPDDYISNAAQKIDVYRRVAAVESLAEADDLEEEIEDRFGDLPEPARNLLAVARLRVLAKRLKLSSIIQLTDIVVFKFQSGGVFSHEQFSALKEAFKSKVTFQGTTVPSFIFKVRNLEGHKLLFKIEGVLKEMVEFLQLPSNE
- the spoVT gene encoding stage V sporulation protein T, with the translated sequence MKATGIVRRIDELGRVVIPKEIRRTLRIREGDPLEIFTDREGEVILKKYSPIGELADFAKEYVEALHDSLGHIACISDRDSIIAVAGTPKKELLDKSISSDIEAILEERKTVLIKKTSEKEYVKITADEEEGKIKYTGQVIVPIIADGDPIGAVILLSKDPNVSMGELELKVAETAAGFFSRQMNIS
- a CDS encoding putative polysaccharide biosynthesis protein; its protein translation is MQKKERLGSFLTERQNSFLKGAMVLTAAGFLVKILGAVYRIPLAMMIKEEGMGLYQMAYPIYVTLLSISTAGLPTAISKMVAGEVAVKRYRNAYRIFKVSLMVLTIVGALLALFLMINARFLAEKVLGNPKAFYPLLSISPAIFFVSVMSCFRGFFQGLQDMTPSALSQVVEQIGRVVSVFLLATVLLPRGVEYAAAGAAFGPVVGSVAGLLVLVAVYSRKKASIFGSFEEASNSRIENPFKIAWQLFYYAVPITLGGLIVPVMNLADAAIVTRRLQDAGFSMLRATQLYGQLTGMAAPIINLPAVVTMSIAASLVPAISEAMALKSGQLVAQRAKTGIRVTLMFALPAAVGLYVLAEPVCALLYKNPEAGIPLSILSWGIIFLALQQTTTGILQGIGKTTVPVKNLALGAVFKVGINYTLTALPFINIKGAAMGTVAGYFIASLFNFISAMKYTGMNLQLRDMVIKPAAAAAFMGLLVRNFYNLIATYGYGSGIATLGSVGAGVFVYAAVLLALGGVGEEELSLLPGGARLIGWLKGINFKRR
- the mazG gene encoding nucleoside triphosphate pyrophosphohydrolase, with product MISTSSYSIRDLVDIMAKLRGENGCPWDKAQTPETLKQFLLEETFEVIDAIDKSDPKELSEELGDLLLQIVFLSRIGEERGEFKFNDVVQIICEKMIRRHPHIFGEKRLESAEEVLKHWEEIKKEEKEVGSYAETMDKIPESFPALMRAYKVQEKAARVGFDWENVDGALGKVYEELNELKEVYKGIDRGKIMEEIGDLLFAMVNVARFLGVNPELALRGATNKFIRRFKYVEEEASKMGKKLQEMTLKDMDRLWDKGKIQEKKL
- a CDS encoding HU family DNA-binding protein, translating into MNKAELISVMAEKSGLTKKDSEKALNAFIEAVSEALAKKDKVQLVGFGTFEVRERSSRKGRNPQTGEEIDIPAAAIPAFKAGKALKDMINK